The window CCTTCCCCAACGCCAGCGCCAGTTCCTCTCCCGTTGGGGCCCAGGAAGGGCAGCTAACGCTGGACACTGGGACGGCCGCGGCGGCAGCTGCAAGACCATGGCCCAGCCCGGAGGGGCCGCGAACCGGGCACCCACGGCTTCTCTCGCGCCGACCTCGCAGAGCCTGCGGTGCGCCCCGCAGCCCCGCCCCTCGAGAGCGGACACTGGTAGCCTGGGCAGGTACTGGGGCAAAGCCGCAGCCGCCGCCTCCCGGGAGCCCCCCTTCCCAGGCACACTGATGCACTCTGCAGCGGGCTCGGGGCGCCGGCGGGGAGCGCTGCGGGAACTGCTGGGGCTGCAGCGGGCGGCTCCTGCCGGGTGGCTGTCCGAGGAGCGCGCCGAGGAGGTGGGCGGGCCCAGCGGGCCGGGCAACAGCAGGCTGTGCCTGGAACCGCGGGAGCACGCGTGGATTCTGGCAGCCGCCGAGGGCCGCTATGAGGTGCTGCGGGAGCTGCTGGAGGCTGAGCCGGAGCTGCTGCTGCGGGGCGACCCGATCACCGGCTACTCGGTTCTGCACTGGCTGGCCAAGCACGGGCGCCACGAGGAGCTCATTCTGGTACACGACTTCGCCCTACGCCGGGGGCTGCGGCTCGACGTGAGCGCCCCAGGCAGCGGCGGCCTCACGCCCCTCCACCTGGCGGCCCTTCAGGGCCACGACATGGTCATCAAGGTGCTGGTGGGCGCCCTGGGTGCTGACGCTACGCGCCGCGACCACAGCGGCCACCGGGCCTGCCACTATCTGCGGCCCGACGCGCCTTGGAGGTTGCGGGAGCTGTCGGGAGCCGAGGAATGGGAGATGGAGAGCGGCAGCGGGTGCACCAACCTGAACAACAACAGCAGCGGCACCACTGCGTGGAGGGCCGCGAGCGCAGTGGGCGCGACGGCTGTGGAGACAAGCAGGAGAGCGGCGGCGTCGCGGACCAAGGCGAAGGACGCCGCGGGCAGCCGGGTGGCGCAAATGCATAGCCTTTTCCGCCATCTGTTCCCCTCATTCCAGGACCGTTGACGGGGACAGAGACTGGAGAGCTAGGAGGGGCCGCGACGCTGTGGCGATGGCTAGGTCCTGGGTTTTCCCGGGTTCCACCGAAGGAGAGGCGCCTTGGACGCTGCTTGGGCCTGCAAGGAACAGAACACGTCGGGGTCCGACTCAGGTACTTGTCTCAGGTCTCCTGTAACCACCGGCCTGGAGGACTCGGGGACTCAGGCACCACCTCACCAAGAGAGAGTGAAGGACCAAGCTGGCCTGGCTCCGAGTTCCAAAGCTACAGGACTAAGGAGTTGGGAGCAGGAGCGTGGTCCTGCTTGGGACAGGGCAAGTTAAGCTTCCAGGGGCCATTTCTGGGCAGGCCGACGCGCTGGGTTTATTAGGAAACATTCACTAGAAGAATAAGTTAAGATTGTAAACCACCAATGCAGAGAAAACGCCTAACTCTGCCGGCCTCGCTCGGCCATTAATGGGTCTTGGGGTGCGGGTAGAGTCAGCCTCTGACAACCTCCTCCTGAGACTACCAGGCCTTACTGGTACTTTTTCTCATGTATCACAGGTTACTTCTTATGTATATTAAAGTGGAATATGTGTTCTTTTCACATGACAAGGCTGTCCTTTCAGTGTTTTCCCCCACCTCCCTTACTAACCACAAAGGAAG of the Pongo abelii isolate AG06213 chromosome X, NHGRI_mPonAbe1-v2.0_pri, whole genome shotgun sequence genome contains:
- the SOWAHD gene encoding ankyrin repeat domain-containing protein SOWAHD yields the protein MAQPGGAANRAPTASLAPTSQSLRCAPQPRPSRADTGSLGRYWGKAAAAASREPPFPGTLMHSAAGSGRRRGALRELLGLQRAAPAGWLSEERAEEVGGPSGPGNSRLCLEPREHAWILAAAEGRYEVLRELLEAEPELLLRGDPITGYSVLHWLAKHGRHEELILVHDFALRRGLRLDVSAPGSGGLTPLHLAALQGHDMVIKVLVGALGADATRRDHSGHRACHYLRPDAPWRLRELSGAEEWEMESGSGCTNLNNNSSGTTAWRAASAVGATAVETSRRAAASRTKAKDAAGSRVAQMHSLFRHLFPSFQDR